One window from the genome of Cryptomeria japonica chromosome 6, Sugi_1.0, whole genome shotgun sequence encodes:
- the LOC131036405 gene encoding serine carboxypeptidase-like 42, whose product MRLWLCFLLHILLFTAAKIKAGPAEDLIDRLPGQPEVNFKQYGGYVTVDKKAGRALYYYFVEAENDTQSTPLTLWLNGGPGCSSLGGGAFTELGPFYPLGDGRGLRRNSQSWNKVSNLLFVESPVGVGWSYSNTTSDYNRGDESTAMDMLTFLSNWIQRFPEYAFRDLFLAGESYAGHYIPQLAAKVIKYNEGNTSYKFNLKGVLIGNPLLVLNVDSIATFDYYWSHGLTSDESYISFKKKCVDITNSNKECDDIIDEIENEVGNYVDPYDVIVDICPTELIEQELRLQKKVTHMSLGTDVCVDYERSFYFNLPDVQKSLHANTTNLPYGWSMCSGIQFHKVL is encoded by the exons ATGAGGTTATGGCTCTGTTTTCTGCTACACATTTTACTCTTTACTGCTGCGAAAATTAAGGCGGGACCTGCGGAAGATTTAATCGATAGACTTCCGGGACAACCGGAAGTAAATTTCAAGCAGTACGGGGGATATGTTACGGTAGACAAGAAGGCAGGACGGGCTTTGTATTATTATTTTGTGGAAGCAGAAAATGATACGCAATCCACGCCTCTTACCCTGTGGCTCAACGGAG GGCCGGGTTGTTCTTCACTTGGAGGGGGTGCATTTACTGAGTTAGGCCCATTTTATCCACTTGGAGATGGTCGAGGACTTAGGAGAAATTCACAATCTTGGAACAAAG TATCAAACCTCCTTTTTGTAGAATCTCCTGTTGGAGTAGGATGGTCTTACTCAAACACTACTTCAGACTATAACCGTGGTGATGAATCCACAG CTATGGACATGCTCACATTTCTTTCAAATTGGATACAAAGGTTTCCCGAGTATGCATTTAGAGACCTATTTTTAGCAGGAGAAAGCTATGCAG GTCATTATATACCACAATTAGCAGCTAAGGTGATAAAATATAATGAAGGAAATACAAGCTATAAATTCAACCTTAAGGGGGTACTT ATTGGTAATCCACTACTTGTACTCAATGTTGATAGCATAGCAACTTTCGACTACTATTGGTCACATGGATTGACATCTGATGAATCTTATATTTCTTTCAAGAAAAAATGTGTTGATATTACAAATTCCAACAAGGAGTGTGATGACATAATAGATGAGATTGAAAATGAAGTTGGTAACTATGTTGATCCCTATGACGTAATAGTTGATATTTGTCCCACAGAGCTTATTGAACAAGAGCTCCGATTACAAAAAAAG GTAACCCACATGAGCCTTGGAACTGATGTTTGCGTGGATTATGAGagatcattttatttcaatttgccTGATGTTCAAAAATCACTTCATGCAAATACAACAAATTTACCATATGGTTGGAGCATGTGTAGCGG